The Desulfococcus multivorans DNA window AAAATTAACGACCCTGAAACGACAGCACCGTCGACGAGACTGGACAATCTTTCCGATCGTTTCAAAAAAACCGCCACTGGTATAGCGATGGCCGCGGAAATCGGCATCCCCGGAATGCGCTCCGCCTGTCCGCTGTTTGACGCCTGGATCACGAAACGGGAATCGCCGGTGAGGTGGGAAAGACGGCAAAACGTAAATTTTCACGGAATTCGAGCAGACGGAGGGTTCAGGCTTCCGCCTGCCCGATGATGAATAGCGTCATGCTGATCAGCTCAGGGCCGACTTCAAAGCATCGAGGCCGACCCTCTCGATC harbors:
- a CDS encoding DUF4276 family protein, producing the protein MSGEPEKINDPETTAPSTRLDNLSDRFKKTATGIAMAAEIGIPGMRSACPLFDAWITKRESPVRWERRQNVNFHGIRADGGFRLPPAR